A genome region from Pseudomonas pergaminensis includes the following:
- a CDS encoding ABC transporter ATP-binding protein, which yields MDKPLLEIRNLQIEGHYEDAWHPLIKGIDLTLQRGEVLGLIGESGAGKSTLGLAAMGYARDGCRITGGSVCFDGIQLLQAKPEALRQLRGLRIAYVAQSAAASFNPAHRLIDQHVETAVINGGIDRAQAEREAVQLYRVLRLPNPQTIGQRYPHQVSGGQLQRVMTAMAMACHPDLIIFDEPTTALDVTTQIEVLAAIRDAVKTFGSAALYISHDLAVVAQMADRIMVLRHGKLVEEADTRSMLSQPQQDYTKSLWAVRSFRTEPKACPVQQVPLLDVQQVSASYGHQPVLHEVSMKLYRGQTLAVIGESGSGKSSTARLITGLLPATAGQVMYDGAPLPADFRKRSKEQLRRIQMIYQIPDTALNPRQRIVDIIGRPLTFYLGLKGKALRARVAELLEMIELDPAVFMARQPRELSGGQKQRICIARALAADPQLIICDEVTSALDQLVAEGVLKLLDRLQQQLGVAYLFITHDVATVRAIADEVVVMQRGRVVDQGSRNAIFTPPYQDYTGLLFSSEPEMDPDWLDHLLAQRAAHTV from the coding sequence ATGGACAAGCCACTGCTGGAAATCCGCAACCTGCAGATCGAAGGGCATTACGAAGACGCCTGGCACCCGCTGATCAAGGGCATCGACCTGACCTTGCAGCGCGGTGAAGTATTGGGGCTGATCGGCGAGTCGGGTGCGGGTAAATCCACGCTCGGTCTGGCAGCGATGGGCTATGCGCGGGACGGTTGCCGCATCACCGGCGGCTCGGTGTGTTTCGACGGCATCCAGTTGCTGCAGGCCAAACCCGAGGCGCTGCGCCAGCTGCGTGGTTTGCGCATTGCGTACGTGGCGCAAAGTGCGGCGGCGTCGTTCAACCCGGCGCATCGCCTGATCGACCAGCATGTGGAAACGGCGGTGATCAACGGCGGCATCGACCGTGCCCAGGCCGAGCGCGAAGCGGTGCAATTGTACCGTGTGCTGCGCCTGCCCAACCCGCAGACCATTGGCCAGCGCTACCCCCATCAAGTCTCCGGCGGGCAGTTGCAACGGGTGATGACCGCGATGGCCATGGCCTGTCACCCGGACCTGATTATCTTCGACGAACCCACCACGGCCCTCGACGTCACCACCCAGATCGAAGTACTGGCAGCCATCCGCGACGCGGTAAAAACCTTTGGCAGCGCCGCGTTGTACATCAGTCATGACCTGGCGGTGGTGGCACAGATGGCCGACCGCATCATGGTGCTGCGCCATGGCAAGCTGGTGGAAGAGGCCGATACCCGCAGCATGCTCAGCCAGCCGCAGCAGGACTACACCAAGTCCCTGTGGGCAGTGCGCAGTTTTCGCACCGAGCCCAAGGCGTGTCCGGTCCAGCAAGTGCCGTTGTTGGATGTGCAGCAGGTGAGCGCCAGTTATGGGCATCAACCGGTGCTGCATGAGGTGTCGATGAAGCTCTATCGTGGCCAGACCCTGGCGGTGATTGGCGAGTCCGGCAGTGGCAAAAGCTCCACGGCGCGTTTGATCACCGGGTTGCTGCCGGCGACGGCGGGGCAGGTGATGTATGACGGCGCGCCCTTGCCCGCGGACTTTCGAAAGCGCAGCAAGGAGCAATTGCGACGTATCCAGATGATCTATCAAATCCCGGACACCGCGCTGAATCCGCGTCAGCGCATCGTCGACATCATCGGCCGGCCGCTCACGTTTTACCTGGGCCTCAAAGGCAAGGCCCTGCGCGCGCGGGTCGCCGAGTTGCTGGAGATGATCGAGTTGGACCCGGCGGTGTTCATGGCGCGCCAGCCGCGCGAACTGTCCGGTGGCCAGAAACAGCGGATTTGCATCGCCCGCGCGCTGGCGGCCGACCCGCAACTGATCATCTGCGACGAAGTCACCTCGGCCCTGGATCAACTGGTGGCCGAGGGCGTGTTGAAACTGCTCGACCGCCTCCAACAGCAATTGGGCGTGGCCTACCTGTTTATCACCCACGACGTGGCCACCGTGCGCGCGATTGCCGACGAGGTGGTGGTGATGCAGCGGGGCAGGGTGGTGGACCAGGGCAGCCGCAACGCGATTTTTACCCCGCCGTACCAGGACTACACCGGCCTGCTGTTTTCATCGGAGCCGGAAATGGACCCGGACTGGCTCGATCACTTGCTGGCCCAACGGGCAGCGCACACCGTTTGA
- a CDS encoding helix-turn-helix domain-containing protein, with protein MSGIGSRLRQERERLGLSQKVFGEIGGVEANAQGKYESGGRAPKADYLSRVAEKGVDVLYVLTGVTTPIQLENLSQIEEKVLGDYRAMFKEDQAAIRRLTSTLAEHSVLQNGKTKPQPQDS; from the coding sequence ATGAGTGGAATCGGTTCGCGTTTGAGGCAAGAGAGAGAGCGACTTGGCCTGTCGCAAAAAGTATTTGGTGAAATAGGAGGCGTTGAAGCCAACGCGCAAGGTAAATACGAAAGCGGAGGGCGAGCACCCAAGGCTGACTACTTGTCGCGTGTGGCCGAAAAGGGAGTAGATGTGTTGTACGTGCTGACCGGTGTGACTACGCCGATCCAGCTGGAAAACCTCAGCCAGATCGAAGAAAAGGTACTGGGTGACTACCGCGCAATGTTCAAGGAAGACCAGGCTGCGATCCGCCGCTTGACGTCAACTCTGGCCGAGCACTCCGTTTTGCAGAACGGGAAAACCAAGCCGCAGCCCCAGGATTCCTGA
- a CDS encoding 3-deoxy-7-phosphoheptulonate synthase: MNSATAALPVSALTSANEALTQRLPSSLDVKLKLPLSPFLNEQVHAHRHAVRAILNGEDSRLLVIVGPCSIHDPESAMEYARNLRKLALEVSDQMLLVIRAYVEKPRTTIGWKGLAYDPHLDGSDDMAAGITLSRELMREMLRLGLPVATELLQPMAAGYFDDLLSWVAIGARTTESQIHREMASGLGMPVGFKNGTDGGVAIACDAMRSASHPHRHFGVDSQGHPAIIQTPGNPDTHLVLRGGHRGPNYDAQNVAQVKHDLAKSKVAARIMVDCSHANSGKDPLRQPAVFNEVLEQRLKGDTSLIGMMLESHLFEGCQPLSASMKYGVSVTDGCLGWDGTEQLLRSAAERLRQQHKTN; the protein is encoded by the coding sequence ATGAACTCTGCCACCGCCGCTCTGCCCGTTTCTGCCCTCACCAGTGCCAATGAAGCCCTGACCCAGCGTCTGCCCAGCTCCCTGGATGTAAAGCTCAAGCTGCCGCTCAGCCCCTTCCTCAACGAACAAGTCCACGCCCATCGCCACGCCGTGCGCGCCATCCTCAATGGCGAAGATTCGCGTTTGCTGGTGATCGTCGGCCCGTGCTCGATCCACGACCCGGAATCGGCCATGGAATACGCACGCAACCTGAGGAAGCTCGCGCTGGAAGTCAGCGACCAGATGCTGCTGGTGATCCGTGCCTACGTCGAAAAACCGCGCACCACCATCGGCTGGAAAGGCCTGGCCTACGACCCGCACCTGGATGGCAGCGATGACATGGCCGCCGGCATCACGCTGTCCCGCGAACTGATGCGAGAAATGCTGCGCCTGGGTCTGCCGGTCGCCACTGAACTGTTGCAACCGATGGCCGCCGGCTACTTCGATGACTTGCTCAGCTGGGTCGCGATTGGTGCGCGCACCACCGAATCGCAGATCCACCGCGAGATGGCCAGCGGCCTGGGCATGCCCGTGGGCTTCAAGAACGGCACCGACGGCGGCGTGGCGATTGCCTGCGACGCGATGCGCTCGGCCTCTCACCCGCACCGCCATTTCGGCGTCGACAGCCAGGGCCACCCGGCGATTATCCAGACCCCGGGCAACCCCGACACGCACCTGGTACTGCGCGGCGGTCATCGTGGGCCGAACTACGATGCGCAGAACGTAGCGCAGGTGAAGCACGACCTGGCCAAGTCCAAGGTGGCGGCGCGGATCATGGTCGATTGCAGCCACGCCAACAGCGGCAAGGACCCGTTGCGTCAACCGGCGGTGTTCAACGAAGTACTGGAACAACGCCTTAAGGGCGACACCTCGCTGATCGGCATGATGCTCGAAAGCCACCTGTTCGAAGGCTGCCAGCCGCTGAGCGCGTCGATGAAATACGGCGTGTCCGTGACCGACGGCTGCCTGGGCTGGGACGGCACCGAGCAATTGCTGCGCAGTGCGGCCGAGCGTTTGCGCCAACAACACAAAACCAACTGA
- a CDS encoding ABC transporter permease, with product MNSLLKLVLQRLALGVLSLFAVSVIIFLAVGMLPGDIAQAMLGQSATPETVAAFRAQLGLDLPPFTRFAQWLLRLLHGDLGASLANQRPIAELIGARLGNTLSLAALAALVSVPTALVLGMLAALYRNSWFDRLLNTSALSAVSFPEFFVAYLLILVFSVKLGWFPSLSNLAPDATFGTLLERSVLPVATLSLVVIAQMMRMTRASLINLLASPYIEMARLKGISQSRIIWRHALPNALAPIVNVVALNLAYLVVGVVVVEVVFVYPGLGQLLVDSVSKRDIPVVQACSLIFAATYILLNTGADVLSIASNPRLMHPKG from the coding sequence ATGAATAGCTTGTTGAAACTGGTCCTCCAACGCCTGGCCCTCGGCGTGCTGTCGTTGTTTGCCGTGTCGGTGATCATCTTCCTGGCCGTGGGCATGCTGCCGGGAGATATCGCCCAGGCCATGCTCGGCCAGTCTGCCACCCCGGAAACCGTGGCGGCGTTCCGGGCGCAACTCGGCCTGGATTTGCCGCCGTTCACGCGGTTTGCGCAATGGCTGCTGCGGCTGCTGCACGGTGATCTGGGTGCATCCCTGGCGAACCAGCGACCCATCGCCGAGCTGATCGGCGCGCGTCTGGGCAACACCCTGAGCCTGGCCGCACTGGCAGCGTTGGTCTCGGTGCCCACGGCGCTGGTGCTGGGCATGCTGGCGGCGCTGTATCGCAACAGCTGGTTCGATCGCCTGCTCAATACCTCGGCGTTGAGCGCGGTGTCGTTCCCGGAGTTCTTTGTGGCCTACCTGCTGATCCTGGTGTTCTCGGTGAAGCTCGGCTGGTTTCCCAGCCTTTCCAACCTGGCGCCGGATGCCACGTTTGGCACCCTCCTGGAGCGCTCGGTACTGCCGGTAGCCACCCTGAGCCTGGTGGTGATCGCACAGATGATGCGCATGACCCGCGCGTCGCTGATCAACCTGCTGGCCAGTCCCTATATCGAAATGGCCCGACTCAAGGGTATCAGTCAATCGCGGATTATCTGGCGGCACGCGTTACCCAACGCACTGGCGCCTATCGTCAACGTGGTCGCGCTGAACCTGGCGTACCTGGTGGTGGGTGTGGTGGTGGTCGAGGTGGTGTTTGTCTATCCCGGTCTCGGCCAGTTGCTGGTGGACTCGGTGTCCAAGCGTGACATCCCGGTGGTGCAGGCCTGCAGCCTGATCTTTGCCGCGACCTACATCCTGCTCAATACCGGGGCTGACGTGTTGTCCATCGCCAGCAACCCACGCCTGATGCATCCCAAGGGGTAG
- a CDS encoding DNA-binding protein, with translation MPGIRTAAQAKAWLEHQGKSVQAFTREHGVDPATTYQVLAGRKKGRRGEAHKVAVLLGMKEGIILAEADSQHNAQEVIS, from the coding sequence ATGCCCGGAATCCGTACTGCTGCACAAGCCAAGGCCTGGCTGGAACATCAAGGCAAGTCAGTCCAAGCGTTCACTCGTGAACATGGCGTTGATCCGGCAACCACCTATCAAGTGCTCGCTGGGCGCAAAAAGGGACGGCGTGGAGAAGCCCACAAGGTGGCGGTCCTGTTGGGCATGAAAGAAGGGATCATCCTTGCTGAGGCCGATAGCCAGCACAACGCTCAGGAAGTCATTTCCTGA
- a CDS encoding NAD(P)H-dependent oxidoreductase, whose amino-acid sequence MKVLIVHAHPEPQSFTAALRDQAVATLERQGHEVQVSDLYAMQWNPVASAADFSSRENPDYLVYALEQRLGVKKQSIAADIQGELDKLLWADLLILNFPIFWFSAPAMLKGWIDRVLVSGVCYGGKRFYDQGGLAGKRALVTVTLGGREHMFGEGAIHGPLEDMLRPILRGTLAYVGYDVLAPYVAWHVPYISAEARQEFLVGYAQRLQGLADEQPLVFPKLEQFDEALYPLS is encoded by the coding sequence ATGAAGGTTTTGATTGTTCACGCCCACCCTGAGCCGCAGTCGTTTACCGCTGCCTTGCGCGACCAGGCGGTCGCCACGCTGGAGCGCCAGGGGCATGAGGTTCAGGTCAGTGATTTGTACGCCATGCAGTGGAACCCGGTGGCGTCGGCGGCGGACTTTTCGTCGCGGGAAAATCCCGACTACCTGGTGTATGCCCTGGAGCAGCGCCTGGGGGTGAAAAAGCAGTCGATCGCGGCGGACATCCAGGGCGAATTGGACAAGCTGCTGTGGGCTGATCTGTTGATCCTCAACTTTCCGATCTTCTGGTTCTCGGCGCCGGCGATGCTCAAGGGCTGGATCGACCGGGTGCTGGTGTCGGGGGTGTGTTACGGCGGCAAGCGCTTTTACGATCAGGGTGGGCTGGCGGGCAAGCGTGCGCTGGTCACGGTGACCCTGGGCGGACGCGAGCACATGTTTGGTGAGGGCGCGATCCACGGGCCGCTCGAGGATATGTTACGGCCGATTCTGCGCGGAACGCTGGCGTATGTGGGCTATGACGTACTGGCACCGTACGTGGCGTGGCATGTGCCGTATATCAGTGCTGAAGCGCGACAGGAGTTCCTGGTGGGGTATGCGCAGCGGTTGCAAGGGCTGGCGGATGAACAGCCCTTGGTGTTTCCGAAGCTTGAGCAGTTTGATGAGGCGCTGTATCCCCTGTCGTGA
- a CDS encoding carbon-nitrogen hydrolase family protein, with product MTALTLAAAQTLSIAGDLPANIERHLAFMQAAAGHGVQVLVFPELSLTGYEPSLAAGLAIAPDDPVLTPLRDMARELRLTAVVGMPIRLAPEGGVLIGALVLAADGSVAVYTKQYLHPGEELAFVAGQGGAALERGSDRIALAVCADFTHASHPRLAAEAGATVYAAGVLISEGGYATDSALLQGYAAEHGLLVLMANHGGPSGGYVCAGRSAIWTADGGLLAAVSGVGEALVIARRQGGQWAGQVVAV from the coding sequence ATGACTGCCCTGACCCTTGCTGCTGCTCAAACCCTTTCCATCGCGGGCGATCTGCCGGCCAATATCGAACGCCACCTGGCATTCATGCAAGCGGCTGCCGGCCATGGCGTGCAAGTGCTGGTGTTTCCGGAGCTGTCGTTGACCGGGTACGAACCGTCATTGGCGGCAGGCTTGGCGATTGCGCCTGACGACCCTGTGTTGACGCCACTGCGGGACATGGCGCGGGAACTGCGGCTGACGGCGGTGGTGGGGATGCCCATCCGCCTGGCGCCTGAAGGGGGAGTGTTGATCGGTGCGCTGGTGTTGGCCGCGGATGGCTCCGTGGCGGTCTACACCAAACAGTATTTGCATCCTGGCGAAGAACTGGCATTTGTCGCGGGGCAGGGCGGCGCGGCCCTGGAACGGGGGAGCGACCGAATTGCGCTGGCGGTGTGCGCGGACTTCACCCATGCCAGCCATCCGCGTCTCGCGGCTGAGGCCGGCGCCACGGTTTACGCCGCCGGCGTGTTGATCAGCGAGGGCGGCTACGCCACAGACAGCGCGTTGCTCCAGGGCTATGCGGCCGAGCATGGCCTGCTGGTGTTGATGGCTAACCATGGTGGCCCATCCGGTGGTTATGTGTGCGCCGGTCGCAGCGCTATCTGGACGGCTGACGGCGGTTTACTCGCCGCTGTCTCTGGTGTCGGCGAGGCGCTGGTGATTGCCCGTCGCCAGGGCGGGCAGTGGGCCGGTCAAGTGGTTGCCGTCTGA
- a CDS encoding GNAT family N-acetyltransferase: MVFHLRAATDQDLPFARSLTFAAMSRYYRQYGLVWSNDGFDVAWAGRENWLVCNEDGVMGFISLSRDSRALYIRELHMLEACRGLGAGSWVLEQMAIKAQALGLLRLTVFKTNPARRLYQRCGLSIVGEEDCFWRMERVCHSS, from the coding sequence ATGGTGTTCCATCTGCGCGCGGCTACAGACCAGGACCTGCCGTTTGCACGAAGCCTGACCTTTGCAGCCATGAGCCGTTACTACCGGCAGTACGGCCTGGTGTGGTCCAACGATGGCTTCGACGTCGCCTGGGCGGGCCGCGAGAACTGGCTGGTCTGCAACGAGGATGGGGTGATGGGCTTTATCAGTTTGAGCCGCGACAGCCGAGCGCTCTATATCCGCGAGTTGCATATGCTCGAGGCCTGTCGAGGGCTGGGCGCGGGCAGTTGGGTGTTGGAGCAGATGGCAATCAAGGCCCAGGCCCTGGGCTTGTTGCGCCTGACCGTGTTCAAGACCAATCCGGCGAGGAGGCTCTATCAGCGCTGCGGGTTGAGCATTGTCGGTGAGGAAGACTGCTTCTGGCGCATGGAGCGCGTCTGCCATTCAAGCTAA
- a CDS encoding ABC transporter permease produces the protein MNLLSQVARAPLSAKFGLLIIVLYVLVALFAPLLAPYGETQVVGEGFAPWSGQFLLGTDNLGRDMFSRLVYGARNTLGIAFLTTTLAFLLGGLSGLVAAIKGGWIDQGLSRVVDVLMAIPQLIFALLILSVVGTNATSLVLVIALLDSTRVFRLSRAVAMTVVVQDFVEAARLRGEGLWWLVTREVLPNAAAPLIAEFGLRFCFVFLFISALSFLGLGIQPPTADWGSMVRDNAVLITFGDISPLLPALAVALITVSVNFVVDWMLHKSSGLKEC, from the coding sequence ATGAACCTGCTGAGCCAAGTGGCCCGCGCGCCGTTGAGCGCCAAGTTTGGCCTGCTGATCATTGTGTTGTACGTCCTGGTTGCGCTGTTCGCACCGCTGCTGGCGCCCTATGGCGAAACCCAGGTGGTGGGCGAGGGTTTTGCGCCCTGGAGCGGCCAGTTCCTGCTGGGCACCGATAACCTGGGGCGCGACATGTTCAGCCGCCTGGTGTACGGCGCGCGCAATACCCTGGGCATCGCGTTCCTGACCACCACATTGGCGTTTCTGCTCGGCGGCTTGAGCGGTTTGGTGGCGGCGATCAAGGGCGGTTGGATTGACCAGGGTTTGTCGCGGGTGGTGGATGTGCTCATGGCCATTCCGCAGTTGATCTTCGCCTTGCTGATTCTGAGCGTGGTGGGCACCAACGCCACGTCGCTGGTGCTGGTGATTGCGTTGCTGGATTCGACCCGGGTGTTTCGCCTCTCGCGTGCCGTGGCGATGACCGTGGTGGTGCAGGACTTTGTCGAGGCCGCCCGCCTGCGCGGTGAAGGCTTGTGGTGGCTGGTCACCCGCGAAGTCCTGCCCAACGCCGCCGCGCCGCTGATTGCCGAATTCGGCCTGCGCTTCTGCTTTGTGTTTCTGTTTATCAGCGCGCTGTCGTTCCTCGGCCTGGGCATCCAGCCGCCCACCGCCGACTGGGGCAGCATGGTGCGCGACAACGCGGTGTTGATCACCTTCGGCGACATCAGCCCGTTGCTGCCGGCCTTGGCGGTGGCGTTGATCACCGTCAGCGTGAATTTTGTTGTCGACTGGATGCTGCATAAATCCAGCGGCTTGAAGGAGTGTTGA
- the uvrC gene encoding excinuclease ABC subunit UvrC, with translation MTTPFDPSAFLSTCSGRPGVYRMFDSEARLLYVGKAKNLKNRLASYFRKSGLAPKTAALVARIAQVETTITANETEALLLEQTLIKEWRPPYNILLRDDKSYPYVFLSDGNFPRLSIHRGAKKQKGKYFGPYPSAGAIRESLSLLQKTFFVRQCEDSFYKNRTRPCLQYQIKRCKAPCVGLVEPAEYAEDVRHSVMFLEGRSNALTDELSGAMEQAASTLDFERAAELRDQISLLRRVQDQQSMEGGSGDVDVIAAFVNPGGACVHLISVRGGRVLGSKNFFPQTGIDEEVAEVMAAFLGQYYVSSPERDLPSELIVNVVHEDFPTLIEAIHELRGRELDISHRVRGTRARWQQLAVTNAEQALGARLANRQHVAARFDALAEILNLDEPPQRLECYDISHSSGEATVASCVVFGPEGPIKSDYRRYNIEGVTAGDDYAAMHQALTRRFSKLKDGEGKLPDILLVDGGKGQLSMARDVLNELAVPDLILLGVAKGATRKAGFETLYLNDAAHEFTLKGDSPALHLIQQIRDEAHRFAITGHRARRGKTRRTSTLEGVAGVGPTRRRDLLKHFGGLQELSRASIDEIAKAPGISKKLAELIYANLHSE, from the coding sequence ATGACCACACCGTTTGATCCAAGTGCCTTCCTCTCGACCTGCAGTGGCCGCCCCGGCGTGTACCGCATGTTCGACAGCGAGGCACGCCTGCTCTATGTCGGCAAAGCCAAGAACCTGAAAAACCGCCTGGCGAGCTACTTTCGCAAGAGCGGTCTGGCGCCCAAGACCGCGGCGCTGGTGGCGCGCATCGCCCAGGTCGAAACCACCATTACCGCCAATGAAACCGAAGCGCTGCTGCTCGAGCAGACGCTGATCAAGGAATGGCGGCCGCCCTACAATATTCTGCTGCGCGACGATAAATCCTACCCGTACGTGTTTTTGTCCGACGGCAACTTCCCACGCCTGAGCATTCACCGGGGCGCAAAGAAGCAGAAGGGCAAGTACTTCGGCCCCTATCCGAGCGCCGGCGCGATCCGCGAAAGCCTGAGCCTGCTGCAAAAAACCTTTTTTGTCCGCCAGTGCGAAGACAGCTTCTACAAGAACCGCACGCGGCCGTGCCTGCAATACCAGATCAAGCGCTGCAAGGCCCCGTGCGTCGGCCTGGTCGAGCCGGCCGAGTATGCCGAGGATGTACGCCATTCGGTGATGTTCCTCGAAGGGCGCAGCAATGCCCTCACCGACGAGCTTTCCGGCGCCATGGAGCAGGCCGCCAGCACCCTGGACTTCGAGCGCGCCGCTGAGCTGCGTGACCAGATCTCGCTGCTGCGCCGTGTGCAGGATCAGCAGAGCATGGAAGGCGGCAGCGGTGACGTGGATGTCATCGCGGCCTTCGTCAATCCGGGCGGCGCCTGCGTGCACCTGATCAGCGTGCGGGGCGGGCGGGTACTGGGCAGCAAGAACTTCTTTCCGCAGACCGGTATCGATGAGGAAGTGGCCGAAGTCATGGCGGCCTTCCTTGGGCAGTACTACGTCAGCAGCCCCGAGCGCGACCTGCCGTCGGAACTGATCGTCAATGTGGTGCATGAAGACTTCCCCACGCTGATCGAGGCGATCCACGAACTGCGCGGCCGCGAGCTGGACATCAGCCACCGCGTACGCGGCACCCGCGCGCGTTGGCAGCAACTGGCGGTGACCAATGCCGAGCAGGCCCTGGGCGCGAGGCTGGCCAATCGACAGCACGTCGCTGCACGCTTCGATGCCTTGGCCGAAATCCTCAACCTGGACGAACCGCCGCAGCGCCTGGAGTGCTATGACATCAGCCACTCCAGCGGCGAGGCCACGGTGGCCTCCTGCGTGGTATTCGGCCCGGAAGGGCCGATCAAATCCGATTACCGGCGCTATAACATCGAAGGCGTCACCGCCGGCGATGACTACGCGGCCATGCACCAGGCCTTGACCCGGCGTTTCAGCAAGTTGAAGGACGGCGAGGGCAAGTTGCCGGATATCCTGCTGGTCGACGGCGGCAAGGGTCAGTTGTCCATGGCCCGCGATGTGCTCAACGAGCTGGCGGTGCCCGACTTGATCCTGCTCGGCGTGGCCAAGGGCGCCACGCGCAAGGCTGGTTTCGAGACGTTGTACTTGAATGATGCCGCCCATGAGTTCACCTTGAAGGGTGACTCACCCGCGCTGCACCTGATCCAGCAGATCCGCGACGAAGCCCACCGTTTCGCAATTACCGGCCACCGCGCCCGGCGTGGCAAAACCCGGCGAACCTCAACCCTGGAAGGGGTGGCGGGGGTTGGGCCGACACGGCGTCGCGACTTGCTTAAACATTTTGGTGGCTTGCAGGAGCTGTCCCGTGCCAGCATTGACGAAATAGCCAAAGCACCCGGTATCAGTAAAAAGCTCGCTGAGTTGATTTATGCGAATCTGCATAGCGAATAG
- the gacA gene encoding response regulator transcription factor GacA — protein sequence MIRVLVVDDHDLVRTGITRMLADIDGLQVVGQAESGEESLIKARELKPDVVLMDVKMPGIGGLGATTKLLRSHPDIKVVVVTVCEEDPFPTRLLQAGAAGYLTKGAGLAEMVQAIRLVFAGQRYISPQIAQQLAIKSFQPVSDSPFDALSEREIQIALMIVGCQKVQTISDKLCLSPKTVNTYRYRIFEKLAISSDVELTLLAVRHGMVDASA from the coding sequence TTGATTAGGGTGCTAGTAGTCGATGACCATGATCTCGTTCGTACAGGCATTACACGAATGCTGGCTGACATCGATGGCCTGCAAGTAGTCGGCCAGGCCGAATCGGGTGAAGAGTCCCTGATCAAGGCCCGGGAGTTGAAACCCGATGTGGTGCTGATGGACGTCAAGATGCCTGGTATCGGCGGTCTTGGCGCCACGACCAAATTGTTGCGCAGCCATCCGGACATCAAAGTCGTGGTGGTGACCGTGTGTGAAGAAGACCCGTTCCCGACTCGCCTGTTGCAGGCGGGCGCAGCCGGTTACCTGACCAAAGGTGCAGGCCTGGCCGAGATGGTGCAAGCCATCCGCCTGGTGTTTGCCGGCCAGCGTTACATCAGTCCGCAGATTGCCCAGCAATTGGCCATCAAATCTTTCCAGCCCGTCAGCGACTCGCCATTCGATGCGCTGTCGGAGCGGGAAATCCAGATCGCCTTGATGATCGTCGGTTGCCAGAAGGTGCAGACGATCTCCGACAAGCTGTGCCTGTCGCCCAAGACCGTCAACACCTACCGCTATCGCATTTTCGAGAAGCTCGCCATCAGCAGTGATGTTGAATTGACCCTGCTCGCAGTGCGCCACGGCATGGTGGACGCCAGCGCCTGA